The genomic region ACAATACTTTGCTGTGTCACTGTTCTATTAGAACCATATTTCATgttaaaatatgaataaataaaggtaataaaaaaaaaagcagctttgGGGTATAATAACCTTCCCCATGGAACCCATGAACCTTCTGTTTCTAGATAGACCTTTTATCTATTGTTGAATATAAACGTTAATTATTCAACGTGTTTGTCTGTCATCTCCTTTGtgatgttaaatatttttttccccgttTTTGTTTTCAAGGGCAGAATATTTCCGTAGAACCCATAAAGAACTATGTATACTAATAATACACAGCCATTTCCCATATACTTCATCCTGTTGGGGATTCCTGGACTAGAAGCATACTACTTTGATATCGCTTTTGTGTTCTCCATCGTATACGCAGTGTCGGTTCTAGGAAATATCACCCTTCTTCTCATCATCAAGATAGAGCGAAGCCTCCATGAGCCCATGTATTTGTTTTTGTCCATGCTGTCATCAATTGACTTGATGCTTACCAGCTCCACTGCACCCAAAATGTTGGCAGTCCTCTGGTTCAGCTCATATGAGATCTACTTTGAGGCCTGCCTCACTCAGATGGTTTTCCTTCATTCCTTTGCTATCATGGAATCTGCTCTGCTCCTAGCAATGGCGTTTGACCGGTACATTGCTATCTGCAACCCACTGAGATACAGCACAATATTAACAAAACATCTTATTATTGCCGTTGGTTTCCTGACTGTAATCAGAGCAGCAGCATTAATGGTCCCATTACCTTTTCTTATAAAAAGATTGACATTTTGTTCCGCTAACGTTATACATCACTGTTACTGTGAACACATGGCCGTGGTGAAACTGGCATGTGCTGACACGACCTTTAATAATATTTATGGCATTGTGGTGGCTCTTCTCATTGTAGGCTTGGATTTGATATTTATAGTATGGTCATATGTAGTCATACTTCATGCTGTCTTTCGGTTGTCCTCTAAAGAAGCGAGGCTCAAGGCTCTTGGGACATGTGCTTCCCATATATGTGCCATCCTTGTTTTCTACGTGCCTGTAGTCCTCTCATCAGTGGTCCACAGGTTTGGAAAAAACGTTCCCATCCATATCCATATCTTATTGGCTAACGCCTACCTCATGCTACCTCCTCTGATTAACCCAATTGTTTATGgagtgaaaacaaaacaaattcgTAATCGGGTTATGAAGATAATGCAGCTAAATATCGTTTGCTTTGCAAAGACCTCCACATTTTGACATTATTGCTGCCTCAATCACAGTAACATAACATTGAATCACTGAACAAGAGCAGGTCAGCAAAACAACCTTGATCGTTCTAAAGGGTTACTGCCAccagaaaacataaaatacaggttTTGGTTGCATTAACCTTCTCTGTGGTGGTCCAAACACCAACAAAATAATTGAACGCTGCAATAGTGgactacaggcaccataaccacttgaaATTACGGAAATGCTGGTGGTGTTTGGGGTAACTCTGTAAACTGTATGGAAGAAAGTATAAACTGTAGTAAACGTACattttatacacatataacaatctAATATCATCCTGCCAATGAAAATGGACATTTTTACCTCATTGAACACTGTTCTTATACTATGCTACATATTTATATCTTCAACACATTTTGTTCTATCTTTTTCATGTCTTCACTGTTACTATAGTTTACGTTTGCTATGTGAATGTGTGGTGTTGTGTCTTGTTTTGACTTTACTGATTTACACATTATGTAGTGTATAGCATATACAATGTGTACAGatactttaattatattttaagaaGAAATGGATTCAATATGACATAATTAAACAGTATAACAAAAATAGACTATGCTTAGAATCTCTGATACATTTGTATATGTGTGGTGTAAGACACAAATATCAGCATATTATCttaaatatcaaaagaaaatcCCCTTCCTCTcaagatatttataaaaaaaaggattCAAATAACACTCATATACACTAACTGAAATGAACAAATTAAGAAACCTTTCCACGTAGaccatttttttctttgtccTTCTTTGTCAAATTCTGTTTGTTACCAATCTGtacaaaaaaagacaacaaaatgaAATATTTATGGTGTATAATGACATTTTGCAGTTTGTAGCTAAATCCGCAgatccgttgaaggatgctcctagtgcttcctgagggctccaagcactgcagcaggcaccataaccaccgtagattcctccagagagcaagggaGGAaccagctcttacaagagcttagtagtgatttagcaagggagtatgacaagcatagcaatccctcgtAGCAGATGCTCCCAATAAGAGATGGCacttcaaattgagggtgaaATAGAACTGAaactttaatcaaacactctgcttttatgcccattttacacacatagtaccgcccacagggttttgcagaacaaccaatcaatacgtacaatacactcagacactcccacacaaaatcctcccctctgtctgtgatataattactgaacacaatgggctaacttaattatcacaggcaggaaaatacacagttttacacaatattcataactctaaaagtatacatcacattcacatacattttcagaatcagcatactgcaaatacaaacatatgtcaaaatcatacgaattggtccagtgggtcaaaagttagttggaaatcCCTTTGTTAAtgtctgcaagcatggcttggtgtggtaagccaattacctccagcatacagaaaatagctctattcacaacaacagtaaaaatacataaaaatacataattcctatcatacttaacagaacccccacattcaacctgtccccagatagcttggatctgagcgctcactatatccgaacagcgctcagatcccacaaacacagtcaaatcgccatggggttaaagtttagcaacaagttgcaactggtctggcagtgtccctgggacaacgccctgctgg from Pelobates fuscus isolate aPelFus1 chromosome 1, aPelFus1.pri, whole genome shotgun sequence harbors:
- the LOC134586182 gene encoding olfactory receptor 52K1-like, which codes for MYTNNTQPFPIYFILLGIPGLEAYYFDIAFVFSIVYAVSVLGNITLLLIIKIERSLHEPMYLFLSMLSSIDLMLTSSTAPKMLAVLWFSSYEIYFEACLTQMVFLHSFAIMESALLLAMAFDRYIAICNPLRYSTILTKHLIIAVGFLTVIRAAALMVPLPFLIKRLTFCSANVIHHCYCEHMAVVKLACADTTFNNIYGIVVALLIVGLDLIFIVWSYVVILHAVFRLSSKEARLKALGTCASHICAILVFYVPVVLSSVVHRFGKNVPIHIHILLANAYLMLPPLINPIVYGVKTKQIRNRVMKIMQLNIVCFAKTSTF